A region from the Candidatus Electrothrix scaldis genome encodes:
- the sat gene encoding sulfate adenylyltransferase, with protein sequence MSQLVAPHGGKGLVCALLHGNELVAEKEKAEGLKKVQVSARAKGDLIMMGIGGFSPLDGFMNKADWKGVCENFQLSDGTFWPVPITLDISKDDADSIELGEEIALEADGEIMATMKVSEKYEMTEADKKWECEKVFKGEGEESADDKFWAIAPEDHPGVIMVMNQKAVNIAGPVKVLSQGSYPDEYQGVYLTPAETRAMFEERGWSKVAALQLRNPMHRSHEYLAKIAIEVCDGVLIHSLIGNLKPGDIPADTRVKAIEILIDNYFVKDNVINAGYPLDMRYAGPREGLLHATFRQNYGISDMLIGRDHAGVGDFYGLFEAQEIFDRVPKTGEAGKDLLCQPMKIDWTFYCHKCDGMASLRTCNHTKDDRVILSGTKLRKALSDGAEIVDHFGRDEVLDHLKKYYGSLTEKVEVKMQGAASGAAM encoded by the coding sequence ATGTCTCAATTAGTAGCCCCTCACGGCGGAAAAGGTCTTGTTTGTGCTCTGTTACACGGTAATGAGCTAGTTGCAGAGAAAGAGAAGGCTGAAGGCCTGAAAAAAGTTCAGGTTAGTGCTCGTGCTAAAGGTGACCTGATCATGATGGGTATCGGTGGATTTTCTCCGCTGGACGGATTCATGAACAAGGCTGACTGGAAAGGCGTATGTGAGAACTTTCAGCTGAGCGACGGAACTTTCTGGCCTGTACCCATCACCCTGGATATCTCCAAGGACGATGCTGATTCCATTGAGCTGGGCGAAGAGATTGCCTTGGAAGCTGACGGCGAAATCATGGCTACCATGAAGGTCTCAGAGAAGTACGAAATGACCGAAGCCGATAAGAAATGGGAGTGCGAGAAGGTCTTCAAGGGCGAAGGTGAAGAGTCTGCTGATGATAAATTCTGGGCCATTGCGCCGGAAGATCATCCTGGCGTTATCATGGTTATGAACCAGAAGGCAGTTAACATTGCTGGACCTGTTAAAGTTCTCTCTCAGGGAAGCTACCCGGATGAGTACCAGGGCGTTTACCTAACTCCTGCTGAAACCCGTGCTATGTTTGAGGAGCGTGGCTGGTCTAAAGTTGCTGCTCTGCAGTTGCGTAACCCCATGCATCGTTCCCATGAGTACCTGGCAAAGATTGCTATCGAGGTTTGCGATGGTGTTCTGATTCACTCTTTGATAGGTAACCTGAAGCCTGGTGATATCCCTGCGGATACCCGTGTAAAGGCTATCGAGATTCTGATTGACAACTACTTTGTAAAAGACAACGTTATCAACGCTGGTTACCCGCTGGATATGCGTTATGCTGGTCCCCGTGAAGGACTGCTGCACGCTACCTTCCGTCAGAACTACGGTATCAGCGACATGCTGATCGGTCGTGACCATGCTGGTGTAGGTGACTTCTACGGTCTGTTCGAAGCTCAGGAGATCTTTGATCGCGTACCCAAGACCGGCGAGGCAGGTAAAGACCTGCTTTGTCAGCCTATGAAGATTGACTGGACCTTCTACTGCCACAAATGTGATGGTATGGCCTCTCTCCGTACCTGTAACCACACCAAAGATGACCGTGTTATCCTGTCCGGTACCAAACTTCGTAAGGCACTGTCTGACGGCGCTGAGATTGTGGATCACTTTGGTCGTGATGAGGTTCTGGATCACCTCAAGAAGTACTATGGTAGCCTGACCGAGAAAGTTGAGGTCAAGATGCAGGGTGCTGCTTCTGGTGCTGCTATGTAA